One genomic region from Nocardia vinacea encodes:
- a CDS encoding permease has protein sequence MLAQNAVNSVRTRVSSTYVLAALIVLGLVLQAPLVHAVGASARLQTAVTIFAGVFVQAVPFLALGVLVSGGIAAFVSPAVLRKVLPRNEPAAIGVAGLAGMALPGCECGVVPVARRLTDQGAPGSVALAFMLSAPAINPVVLIATAVAFPGEPGMVAARFTGSLATAVVMGLIWSRIGRPAWLLPRGTGRDHCVTGRTRWEVLTEAARHDLLQASAFLVLGAAAAAALHVLVPPTWYERLAGQMVVAILVMAVLAIVLALCSEADAFVAASMSTLPLLPRLVFLVVGPAVDVKLFAMQAGSFGRRFAMRFAPMTFAVAVACGTIAGYIFLGGAR, from the coding sequence GTGCTCGCACAGAACGCTGTGAATTCGGTACGGACGCGCGTGTCCTCGACATATGTGCTCGCCGCGCTGATCGTCCTCGGACTGGTCTTGCAGGCGCCGTTGGTGCATGCGGTGGGGGCATCCGCGCGATTGCAGACTGCGGTGACGATTTTCGCGGGTGTGTTCGTGCAGGCGGTGCCGTTTCTGGCGCTCGGTGTTTTGGTGAGCGGTGGTATCGCAGCTTTCGTATCACCTGCGGTGCTACGAAAGGTATTGCCGCGCAACGAACCTGCGGCGATCGGCGTGGCCGGACTGGCCGGGATGGCGCTGCCCGGCTGTGAATGCGGTGTCGTGCCGGTGGCGCGACGGCTGACCGATCAGGGTGCGCCCGGATCGGTGGCCTTGGCCTTCATGCTGTCGGCTCCCGCGATCAACCCGGTGGTGTTGATCGCCACGGCGGTGGCATTTCCCGGGGAGCCGGGAATGGTGGCCGCGCGGTTCACCGGCTCGCTGGCCACCGCGGTGGTGATGGGGCTGATCTGGTCGCGAATCGGACGCCCGGCCTGGCTGCTGCCGCGTGGTACCGGACGCGACCACTGTGTGACGGGGCGAACCCGGTGGGAGGTCCTCACCGAGGCCGCGCGCCACGATCTCTTGCAGGCCAGCGCATTTCTGGTACTCGGTGCCGCGGCCGCCGCCGCGCTGCATGTACTGGTTCCGCCCACCTGGTACGAGCGGTTGGCCGGGCAGATGGTGGTTGCGATCCTCGTCATGGCGGTGCTGGCGATCGTGCTCGCCCTGTGCTCGGAGGCCGATGCATTCGTCGCGGCGAGCATGTCGACGCTGCCGCTACTGCCGCGGCTGGTATTCCTGGTCGTCGGCCCCGCCGTCGACGTGAAGCTCTTCGCCATGCAGGCAGGCAGCTTCGGCCGCCGCTTCGCAATGCGCTTCGCCCCCATGACCTTCGCGGTCGCCGTGGCCTGCGGCACGATCGCCGGATACATCTTCTTGGGAGGTGCCCGATGA
- a CDS encoding Ig-like domain repeat protein, translating to MQAFDPNDYRKRVLADVERRGGLEESDPFELYDIPLDETESLSDAEIAARVEEVWGFWQRQRDHPKYRVLVGLLVDAHPKLSRVLLDSAVRRAEAARIREMRERRDADRYEMLDAAISRLVQRHGGVPAGKVPGLEEIGAMGGLSAAEVATRLRRHRVIEDAPAPAGVLTDQRRQQIRQLLSEWERLIDGEPTPTLFALLRVDPAKAGQTQEIRLRAEALRARSRELPPGRIRVVLDELLIHIHDVLESGEATLREYLRALAEDVAKELRPKVRAAVLVEDELVGDDFQYLLDEAMRLGLDRADATRVLTEIAAELGARVTNSPPTAPPQPISQPPAPRLWEAPLKAARAALRGGRPQEAARHVEEAHRLVGSDGEGLTPIRSVSDEVDRVLNEAQAHWRDATVACTAKRFVEALPHLEQVRRTASDLLPPNQVPSIDQLLAEAREAIAEADRLVAAAQAGPADARMRELLAAVEVCADHAGAAAALAESPIGAPQRVEATRLANGSMLVVWSPTSTDNVAYRVTRLQPDGSWRVVGRTQATELEDGGAPAVGQPVYAVAAAVAGRYSEITRSDTGPVAKPQGRQEQPQDDPSPSGIPTVTGLGEQAGLLVFAWPIGVTEVMAVVRPDQPPTTPDDPEARSWKVTNMRYEIDGGVRIPPDIPRPCHIAIASCRRETNGKLTVAAGFAPTARIRWFG from the coding sequence ATGCAGGCGTTCGATCCGAACGACTACCGCAAGCGGGTGCTCGCCGATGTCGAGCGCCGCGGTGGGCTCGAGGAGTCGGATCCGTTCGAGCTCTACGACATTCCGCTGGACGAGACGGAGTCGCTGAGCGATGCCGAGATCGCCGCCCGGGTGGAGGAGGTCTGGGGTTTCTGGCAGCGCCAGCGCGACCATCCGAAGTACCGGGTGCTGGTGGGGCTGCTGGTCGACGCGCATCCGAAGCTGTCCCGCGTACTGCTGGATTCGGCGGTCCGCCGCGCGGAAGCGGCGCGGATCCGGGAGATGCGCGAGCGCCGGGATGCGGACCGCTACGAGATGCTCGACGCGGCGATCTCGCGATTGGTGCAGCGTCACGGCGGGGTTCCGGCCGGGAAGGTGCCTGGGCTGGAGGAGATCGGTGCGATGGGCGGGCTCAGTGCCGCCGAGGTCGCGACTCGATTGCGCAGGCATCGGGTCATCGAGGACGCCCCCGCGCCTGCCGGTGTGCTCACCGACCAACGCAGACAACAGATTCGGCAGTTGCTCAGCGAATGGGAACGGCTCATCGACGGTGAACCGACGCCGACGCTGTTCGCGCTGCTCCGGGTGGATCCGGCGAAAGCCGGTCAGACCCAGGAGATTCGACTGCGCGCCGAGGCATTGCGTGCGCGGTCGCGAGAGCTGCCGCCCGGTCGCATCCGAGTTGTGTTGGATGAGTTGCTGATTCACATCCACGACGTGCTCGAATCGGGCGAGGCGACGCTGCGGGAGTATCTGCGGGCCCTGGCCGAGGATGTCGCGAAGGAATTGCGGCCCAAGGTCAGGGCGGCGGTGCTGGTCGAGGACGAACTCGTCGGCGACGACTTCCAGTATCTGCTCGACGAGGCGATGCGGTTGGGTCTCGATCGGGCCGACGCCACCCGGGTGCTCACCGAGATCGCCGCGGAACTCGGTGCGCGAGTGACGAATTCGCCGCCGACCGCGCCGCCGCAACCCATATCGCAACCGCCTGCGCCCAGACTCTGGGAAGCACCGCTCAAGGCCGCCCGGGCGGCGCTGCGCGGGGGTCGCCCACAGGAAGCCGCGCGCCATGTCGAGGAGGCGCACCGGCTGGTCGGGTCCGACGGGGAAGGGCTCACTCCGATCCGTTCGGTATCCGATGAGGTGGACCGGGTGCTGAACGAGGCACAGGCCCACTGGCGTGATGCCACGGTCGCGTGTACGGCAAAGCGGTTTGTCGAGGCGCTGCCGCATCTGGAACAGGTGCGCCGCACCGCATCCGATCTGCTGCCACCGAATCAGGTGCCGAGTATCGACCAGTTGCTCGCCGAAGCCCGAGAGGCCATCGCCGAGGCGGACCGGCTCGTTGCTGCGGCGCAGGCCGGACCGGCCGATGCCAGGATGCGCGAGCTGCTCGCCGCGGTCGAGGTATGCGCTGATCACGCCGGTGCGGCCGCTGCGCTCGCGGAGTCGCCGATCGGGGCTCCGCAGCGGGTCGAGGCCACGAGATTGGCGAATGGGTCGATGCTCGTGGTGTGGTCGCCGACATCGACGGATAACGTCGCCTACCGGGTGACCAGGTTGCAGCCGGACGGGTCGTGGCGCGTGGTCGGCCGCACACAGGCAACCGAACTCGAAGACGGTGGCGCCCCCGCCGTCGGGCAGCCGGTGTACGCGGTGGCCGCCGCCGTCGCGGGCAGATACTCCGAGATCACCCGATCAGATACCGGCCCGGTCGCGAAACCGCAAGGCAGACAGGAACAACCACAGGACGATCCGTCGCCGAGCGGCATACCGACCGTGACCGGACTGGGCGAACAGGCGGGGCTACTGGTCTTCGCCTGGCCCATCGGCGTTACCGAAGTCATGGCCGTCGTGCGGCCGGATCAACCGCCGACCACCCCGGACGACCCTGAGGCCCGCTCCTGGAAGGTCACCAATATGCGATACGAAATCGACGGCGGCGTCCGTATCCCGCCCGATATCCCGCGACCATGTCATATCGCCATCGCATCCTGCCGTCGCGAAACGAACGGAAAGCTCACGGTCGCTGCGGGTTTCGCGCCGACTGCGCGGATCCGCTGGTTCGGGTAG
- a CDS encoding Hsp70 family protein: MGVYGIDLGTTNSAIARIDADGRPEVMIGLNGEATVPSVVLFASAFDHLVGEGARRQARLDPEHVCALVKRRMGDTDWRFAAHGQTWSAPAVSALILKSLAADAEFSGGEPVKRAVITVPAYFGDEERRATIQAGTYAGFDVAGVLSEPIAAALSYGFGRLDGSMDVGKPGPRETVLVYDLGGGTFDATVIELADRRISVLAVEGDHQLGGADWDERIALYLSQKFCEANPDAEDPLDDSAGSQMLVLAAERAKRELTDAERTDVVIAHDGARAVIPLTRGEVDAMTASLMRRTIDLTRDCLTAASKRGVGSVDRLLLVGGSSRMPMVERELRKELGLAGELRDPDLSVARGAALYGEKLEMERLVLADLTTRGRLRDGANIDDAAPADLDQSIARVAASFGQPVGLVRRMLEIQVDTVVSRGFGVLALDYQYGLAATWLVHRNSTLPVKVRRSFGTVRADQDEIALTIVEQQGQAASARPDDTKVLVEGRIRGIPAGYPEGSEVRVTFEMGFDGVLRVTCHHVDADIPLVLTAQTGATLSQADVARELDQVQRTRRRDS, translated from the coding sequence ATGGGGGTCTACGGCATCGACCTTGGTACGACAAATTCGGCGATCGCGCGGATAGACGCTGATGGTCGGCCCGAAGTCATGATCGGTTTGAACGGCGAGGCGACGGTGCCTTCGGTCGTTTTGTTCGCGTCGGCGTTCGATCATCTGGTGGGCGAGGGTGCGCGGCGGCAGGCTCGGCTCGATCCGGAGCATGTGTGCGCGCTGGTGAAGCGGCGGATGGGCGATACGGACTGGCGTTTCGCCGCGCACGGGCAAACCTGGTCCGCGCCCGCGGTTTCGGCGCTGATCCTGAAAAGCCTTGCCGCGGATGCCGAATTCAGCGGTGGCGAACCGGTGAAGCGCGCGGTCATCACCGTGCCCGCCTACTTCGGCGACGAGGAGCGGCGCGCGACCATCCAGGCGGGCACGTATGCGGGCTTCGATGTCGCCGGTGTGCTCTCCGAACCGATCGCGGCGGCGCTCTCCTACGGTTTCGGCAGACTCGATGGCAGTATGGACGTCGGCAAGCCGGGCCCGCGCGAGACGGTTCTCGTCTACGACCTCGGTGGCGGCACCTTCGACGCCACCGTCATCGAACTCGCCGACCGCCGCATTTCGGTGCTCGCGGTCGAGGGCGATCACCAACTCGGCGGCGCCGACTGGGATGAGCGCATCGCGCTGTACCTTTCGCAAAAGTTCTGCGAGGCGAACCCGGATGCCGAAGACCCGCTGGATGATTCGGCGGGTTCGCAGATGCTGGTGCTGGCCGCCGAACGTGCCAAGCGCGAGCTGACCGATGCCGAGCGCACCGATGTGGTGATCGCGCACGACGGCGCTCGCGCGGTTATCCCGCTGACGCGCGGCGAAGTCGACGCGATGACGGCTTCGCTCATGCGCCGCACCATCGACCTGACCCGCGATTGCCTGACTGCGGCGAGTAAGCGCGGTGTCGGATCCGTCGACCGCCTGCTGCTGGTCGGCGGCTCCTCGCGCATGCCGATGGTGGAGCGCGAACTGCGCAAGGAACTCGGCCTTGCCGGCGAACTGCGCGATCCCGACCTCTCGGTGGCGCGCGGCGCGGCGCTGTACGGCGAAAAGCTGGAGATGGAACGTCTCGTCCTCGCCGACCTCACTACCCGTGGTCGACTGCGCGACGGCGCGAATATCGACGACGCCGCACCGGCCGATCTGGACCAATCGATCGCCCGCGTCGCCGCCTCCTTCGGGCAACCGGTCGGGCTGGTGCGCCGGATGCTCGAAATCCAGGTCGATACCGTCGTTTCGCGCGGTTTCGGTGTGCTCGCGCTCGACTATCAGTACGGGCTGGCGGCGACTTGGTTGGTGCATCGCAATTCGACGCTGCCGGTGAAGGTACGTCGTTCCTTCGGTACCGTGCGCGCGGATCAGGACGAAATCGCGCTGACCATTGTGGAGCAGCAGGGCCAGGCGGCATCGGCTCGCCCCGACGATACGAAGGTGCTGGTGGAAGGGCGCATTCGCGGCATCCCCGCGGGTTATCCCGAGGGCAGCGAGGTGCGGGTGACCTTCGAGATGGGCTTCGACGGCGTCCTGCGCGTCACCTGCCATCACGTCGACGCCGATATTCCATTGGTCCTGACCGCGCAGACCGGCGCGACCCTGTCGCAAGCGGATGTGGCGCGCGAACTCGATCAGGTCCAGCGCACCCGCCGCCGCGACAGCTGA
- a CDS encoding MATE family efflux transporter, whose amino-acid sequence MSSEVSGVASNPTGAVGPRRILGLALPTLGVLVAEPIYLLFDLAVVGRLGALALAGLAVGGLILAQVSSQLTFLSYGTTARAARRHGAGDKRGAIGEGVQATWVAVIVGTLVLVMGQAIAVPLTNVIAGGGDIAGEALVWVRIALFGVPLILIAMAGNGWLRGVQETRRPLLFVVAGLLVSGVLCPTLVHGLAGAPRLELAGSAVANAAGQSVTAGLFLTALVRARVPLAPHWSVMRAQLVLGRDLIARSLAFQASFVSAAAVASRFGAASVAAHQLVLQLWNFLALTLDSLAIAAQTLVGAALGAGDATGARGLARRITRWSGGLALVLAAAFAAGATVIPELFTDDPAVLDRTHVAWWFFVAIIPIAGIVFALDGVLLGAGDAAYLRNTTLGAALLGFLPAIWLSLVFNWGIAGIWTGLVAFMLLRLIAVVWRAESGRWAQIGTEIPRVSA is encoded by the coding sequence GTGAGTTCGGAAGTCAGCGGGGTTGCGTCGAATCCGACCGGCGCGGTGGGGCCGCGACGGATTCTCGGACTCGCCCTGCCGACCTTGGGTGTGCTGGTGGCGGAGCCCATCTATCTGCTCTTCGACCTGGCTGTGGTGGGGCGGCTGGGGGCGTTGGCATTGGCAGGGCTTGCGGTCGGCGGATTGATTCTGGCGCAGGTCAGTTCGCAGCTGACGTTCCTGTCGTATGGGACCACGGCACGGGCGGCGCGGCGGCATGGGGCGGGGGATAAACGCGGTGCGATCGGGGAAGGGGTGCAGGCGACCTGGGTCGCGGTGATCGTCGGGACGCTGGTTCTTGTTATGGGGCAGGCGATTGCGGTTCCGCTGACGAATGTGATCGCGGGTGGTGGGGATATTGCGGGGGAGGCGTTGGTCTGGGTGCGGATCGCGCTGTTCGGGGTGCCGCTGATTCTGATCGCGATGGCGGGTAACGGGTGGTTGCGTGGGGTGCAGGAGACGCGTCGGCCGCTGCTGTTCGTTGTTGCGGGACTGCTGGTTTCGGGGGTGCTGTGCCCCACGCTGGTGCACGGGTTGGCGGGTGCGCCGCGGCTGGAGTTGGCGGGTTCGGCGGTCGCGAATGCGGCGGGCCAGTCCGTAACGGCCGGGTTGTTCCTGACCGCGCTGGTGCGCGCACGTGTTCCGCTGGCGCCGCACTGGTCGGTGATGCGGGCACAGCTGGTACTCGGTCGTGATCTGATCGCCCGCAGTCTCGCCTTCCAAGCCAGCTTCGTGTCGGCGGCGGCCGTCGCCTCCCGGTTCGGTGCGGCATCGGTGGCCGCACATCAACTGGTCCTGCAGCTCTGGAATTTCCTCGCCCTGACCCTGGATTCGCTCGCCATCGCCGCCCAAACCCTGGTCGGTGCGGCACTCGGCGCAGGCGACGCCACCGGAGCGCGCGGTCTGGCGCGCCGCATCACCCGCTGGTCGGGTGGATTGGCGCTGGTCCTTGCGGCGGCCTTCGCAGCAGGCGCGACCGTCATCCCTGAACTCTTCACCGACGATCCGGCCGTCCTCGACCGCACCCACGTCGCCTGGTGGTTCTTCGTCGCCATCATCCCGATCGCAGGCATCGTCTTCGCCCTCGACGGCGTCCTCCTCGGCGCGGGCGACGCCGCCTACCTCCGCAACACCACCCTCGGCGCCGCCCTCCTCGGCTTCCTCCCCGCCATCTGGCTCTCCCTCGTCTTCAACTGGGGCATAGCGGGCATCTGGACCGGCCTCGTAGCCTTCATGCTCCTACGCCTCATCGCCGTAGTCTGGCGCGCGGAATCCGGCCGCTGGGCGCAAATCGGCACCGAAATCCCGCGCGTCAGTGCTTAG
- a CDS encoding DHH family phosphoesterase, producing MTTMPVDPGRGVAVDTVDFGPALAALNAARSVTILCHVQPDADTIGSGLALALVLHRRGVPVWVSFAEPAELPATMRTLPGVQHLVPPAEVPAEVDLLVSVDCGSAGRLGALADRLAGARTTLVFDHHRSNTRFGTINVIDASAESTTSLIARLLDAWQVPIDAEVAHCLYAGLVTDTGSFRWVRPGTHQLAERLLATGIDGAEITRSLMDTHPFGWLPMLSRVLGSARLEPQAGGGTGLVYAIVRREDVDGVRSEEVESVVDIVRTTSEAGVAAVFKESRTIPDRWTVSLRSRDSAPGAQDGVDVATVATSLGGGGHRFAAGYTTNGTSESVVAALLAELG from the coding sequence ATGACGACGATGCCCGTCGACCCGGGTAGGGGGGTCGCTGTCGATACGGTCGATTTCGGACCGGCCCTTGCCGCATTGAACGCGGCGCGTTCGGTCACCATCCTGTGTCATGTGCAGCCCGATGCCGACACCATCGGCAGCGGGCTCGCTTTGGCATTGGTGTTGCACCGGCGCGGTGTCCCGGTGTGGGTATCGTTCGCCGAGCCCGCCGAACTGCCCGCAACGATGCGGACGCTGCCCGGTGTGCAGCATCTGGTGCCGCCCGCCGAGGTACCCGCCGAGGTGGATCTGCTGGTTTCCGTGGACTGCGGCAGTGCCGGTCGGCTGGGTGCGCTCGCCGATCGATTGGCCGGGGCCCGAACGACTCTGGTGTTCGATCATCACCGCTCCAACACCCGGTTCGGGACGATCAATGTGATCGATGCGAGTGCGGAATCGACGACGAGTTTGATCGCGCGGTTGCTCGACGCCTGGCAGGTGCCGATCGATGCCGAAGTGGCACATTGCCTTTACGCCGGATTGGTCACCGATACCGGATCCTTCCGCTGGGTGCGGCCCGGCACCCATCAGCTGGCCGAGCGGCTACTGGCCACCGGCATCGACGGTGCCGAGATCACGCGCTCGCTGATGGATACGCATCCGTTCGGCTGGTTGCCGATGCTGTCGCGGGTGCTCGGCTCGGCTCGGTTGGAGCCACAGGCCGGTGGTGGGACCGGACTGGTGTACGCCATTGTGCGGCGCGAGGATGTCGATGGTGTGCGCTCGGAAGAGGTGGAGAGTGTGGTCGATATCGTCCGCACCACCTCCGAGGCCGGGGTTGCCGCGGTGTTCAAGGAATCGCGCACGATTCCGGATCGGTGGACGGTGTCGCTGCGGTCGCGCGACAGTGCGCCGGGGGCGCAGGATGGTGTCGATGTGGCCACTGTCGCAACATCTTTGGGCGGCGGTGGGCATCGGTTCGCTGCCGGATACACCACTAATGGCACGTCCGAATCGGTCGTCGCGGCGCTGTTGGCTGAACTCGGGTGA
- the rbfA gene encoding 30S ribosome-binding factor RbfA, giving the protein MVDQARARRLAKRISAIVATAIEYEVKDPRLNFVTVTDAKVTGDLREATVYYTVMGETLDVEPDYAAAAAGLEKAKGVLRSKVGAGTGVKFTPTLAFVLDKVPDAARDMEELLARARAADDAVAKVASTATHAGDADPYKVERESDE; this is encoded by the coding sequence ATGGTGGATCAAGCCAGGGCACGCCGACTCGCCAAGCGGATTTCCGCGATCGTGGCGACCGCGATCGAATACGAGGTGAAGGATCCGCGTCTGAATTTCGTAACCGTGACCGATGCGAAGGTCACCGGCGATCTGCGCGAGGCGACGGTGTACTACACGGTGATGGGCGAAACCCTCGACGTGGAACCGGATTACGCGGCCGCGGCCGCCGGTCTGGAGAAGGCGAAGGGTGTGCTGCGCTCGAAGGTGGGCGCGGGCACCGGCGTGAAATTCACCCCGACGCTGGCGTTCGTGCTCGACAAGGTGCCCGACGCGGCACGGGATATGGAAGAGCTGCTGGCCAGGGCGCGGGCCGCTGATGACGCGGTCGCGAAGGTGGCGTCCACCGCCACCCATGCCGGCGATGCCGACCCGTATAAGGTCGAACGCGAATCCGACGAGTGA
- a CDS encoding DUF503 domain-containing protein gives MYLGALEFDILLGDVHSLKQKRSVIRPVLAELQRFGVSAAEGGEQDRHRRSLLGVAMVSSGMDHLTEILDKCERHVAARPELELLAVRRRIFGPED, from the coding sequence GTGTACCTGGGTGCACTGGAGTTCGACATCCTGCTCGGAGATGTGCACTCGCTGAAGCAGAAGCGTTCGGTGATTCGGCCCGTGCTGGCCGAATTGCAGCGCTTCGGCGTGAGTGCCGCCGAGGGTGGGGAACAAGACCGCCACCGTCGCTCACTGCTCGGAGTCGCCATGGTCAGTTCCGGTATGGATCACCTGACCGAGATACTCGACAAATGTGAGCGTCACGTCGCGGCTCGTCCGGAGTTAGAGTTGCTGGCAGTGCGCCGCAGGATCTTCGGACCCGAAGACTGA